One segment of Mastomys coucha isolate ucsf_1 unplaced genomic scaffold, UCSF_Mcou_1 pScaffold23, whole genome shotgun sequence DNA contains the following:
- the Cilp gene encoding cartilage intermediate layer protein 1, with protein MAAIKTWLLWFLVLEVTTVLGRQTVLTQSVRRVQPVKRTPKTLAKPSDTQESPGEWTTWFNIDHPGGQGDYERLDAIRFYYGERVCARPLRLEARTTDWMPAGSTGQVVHGSPREGFWCLNREQRPGQNCSNYTVRFLCPPGSLRRDTEHIWSSWSPWSKCSAACGHTGVQTRTRTCLAQTVSLCSEATEEGQLCMSQACTTACDLTCPMGQVNADCDACMCQDFMLHGAISLPGGGPAPGATVYLLAKAPKMLTQTDSSGRFRVPGLCPDGKTILKITKTKFAPIMITMPKTSLKSATINAEFVRAETPYIVMNPEIKARRAGQSVSLCCKATGKPSPDKYFWYHNNTLLDPSLYKHETKLVLRNLQQDQAGEYFCKAQSDAGAVKSKVTQLTVIAHDETPCNPAPESYLIRLPHDCFQNDTNSFYYDVGRCPIKTCAGQQDNGIRCRDAVENCCGISRTEEREIQCSGYTLPTKVAVECSCQRCTETRSIIRGRVTAADNGEPMRFGHVYMGNNRVSMTGYKGTFTLHIPQDTERLVLTFVDRLQKFVNTTKVLPFNKKGSAVFHEIKMLRQKEPITLEAMETNIIPLGEVTGEDPVAELEIPSKSFYRQNGEPFTGKVKASVTFLDPRNMSTATAAQSDLNFISDEGDTLPLRTYGMFSVDFRDEATSESLNAGKVKVHLDSTQVKMPEHVPAMKLWSLNPDTGLWEEEGDFRFESQRRNKREERTFLVGNMEIRERRLFNLDVPESRRCFIKVRTYRSERFLPSEQIQGVVVSVINLEPRSGFSSNPRAWGRFDSVITGPNGACLPAFCDDQSPDAYSVYVLASLSGEELEAVESSPKFNPNAIGVPQPYLNKLKYRRTDHEDPRVKKTAFQISMAKPRPNSAEESNGPIYAFENLRACEEAPPSAAHFRFYQIEGDRYDYNTVPFNEDDPMSWTEDYLAWWPKPMEFRACYIKVKIVGPLEVNVRSRNMGGTHRQTVGKLYGIRDVKSTRDRDQPNVSSACLEFKCSGMLYDQDRVDRTLVKVIPQGSCHRASVNSMLHEYLVNHLPLAVNNDTSEYTMLAPLDPLGHNYGIYTVTDQDPRTAKEIALGRCFDGTSDGSSRIMKSNVGVALTFNCAERQVGRQSAFQYLQSTPARSPATGTGQGRVPSMRQQRASRGGLRRRGSMAPLRFSGVAQQPLSN; from the exons ATGGCAGCAATCAAGACCTGGCTACTCTGGTTCCTGGTTCTTGAGGTCACCACTGTGCTGG GGAGACAGACGGTGCTTACCCAGTCAGTGAGAAGAGTCCAGCCTGTGAAGAGGACCCCTAAGACCCTTGCCAAGCCTTCTGACACCCAGGAGA GTCCTGGAGAGTGGACAACTTGGTTTAACATCGACCACCCAGGTGGTCAGGGTGACTATGAACGACTGGATGCCATTCGCTTCTACTATGGAGAGCGTGTGTGTGCCCGTCCCCTGCGGCTAGAGGCCCGGACCACTGACTGGATGCCCGCGGGCAGCACTGGCCAGGTGGTTCATGGCAGTCCCCGTGAGGGCTTCTGGTGCCTCAACAGGGAGCAGAGACCAGGCCAGAACTGTTCCAATTATACAGTGCGCTTCCTCTGCCCACCAG GGTCCTTGCGACGAGATACAGAGCATATCTGGAGTTCCTGGTCTCCCTGGAGCAAGTGCTCAGCTGCTTGTGGTCACACTGGGGTCCAGACCCGTACCCGCACCTGCTTGGCACAGACAGTGTCGCTCTGCAGTGAGGCCACGGAGGAGGGCCAGCTCTGCATGAGCCAGGCCTGCACAACAG CTTGTGACCTGACCTGCCCCATGGGCCAGGTAAATGCTGACTGTGATGCCTGCATGTGCCAGGACTTCATGCTTCACGGGGCCATCTCCCTCCCCGGAGGTGGCCCAGCTCCAGGAGCCACTGTCTACCTGCTGGCCAAGGCACCAAAGATGCTGACCCAAACAGACAGCAGCGGAAGGTTCCGAGTTCCTGGCTTGTGTCCTGATGGCAAAACCATCCTGAAAATCACCAAGACCAAGTTTGCTCCAATTATGATCACAATGCCCAAGACTAGCCTGAAGTCAGCCACCATCAATGCAGAGTTTGTGAGGGCAG AGACTCCATACATTGTAATGAACCCTGAGATAAAAGCACGTCGGGCTGGGCAGAGCGTGTCTCTGTGCTGCAAGGCCACAGGGAAACCCAGTCCGGACAAGTACTTTTG GTACCACAACAACACACTGCTGGACCCCTCCCTCTACAAGCATGAGACCAAGCTGGTGCTGAGGAACCTGCAGCAGGACCAAGCAGGGGAGTACTTCTGTAAGGCACAGAGCGATGCCGGGGCTGTGAAGTCCAAGGTCACCCAGCTCACTGTCATTG CACATGATGAGACTCCTTGCAACCCAGCCCCAGAGAGCTACCTTATCCGGCTGCCCCATGATTGCTTCCAGAACGACACCAACTCCTTCTACTACGATGTAGGCCGCTGCCCGATCAAGACCTGTGCAGGTCAGCAGGACAATGGGATCCGGTGCCGAGATGCTGTGGAGAACTGCTGTGGCATCTCCagaacagaggagagggagatCCAGTGCAGTGGGTACACACTGCCCACCAAGGTGGCCGTGGAGTGCAGCTGCCAACGTTGCACAGAGACACGGAGCATCATCCGGGGCCGGGTCACTGCTGCTGACAACGGGGAGCCCATGCGCTTTGGCCATGTGTACATGGGGAATAACCGTGTGAGCATGACTGGCTACAAAGGCACGTTCACCCTCCACATCCCCCAGGACACAGAGAGGCTGGTGCTCACATTTGTAGACAGGCTGCAGAAATTTGTCAACACTACCAAAGTGCTGCCCTTCAACAAGAAGGGGAGTGCAGTGTTCCACGAGATCAAGATGCTTCGGCAGAAAGAGCCCATCACGTTGGAAGCCATGGAAACCAACATTATCCCCCTGGGAGAGGTGACTGGTGAAGATCCTGTGGCTGAACTGGAGATTCCATCCAAAAGTTTCTATAGGCAGAATGGAGAGCCCTTCACCGGTAAAGTAAAGGCCAGCGTCACCTTCCTGGATCCTCGGAACATGTCTACAGCCACAGCTGCCCAAAGTGACCTGAACTTCATCAGCGATGAAGGAGACACCTTACCCCTTAGAACATACGGCATGTTTTCAGTGGACTTTAGAGATGAGGCCACTTCTGAGTCACTTAATGCTGGCAAGGTGAAGGTCCACCTTGACTCCACCCAGGTCAAAATGCCGGAGCACGTGCCGGCCATGAAACTCTGGTCGCTCAACCCGGACACAGGACTGTGGGAAGAGGAAGGCGATTTCAGATTTGAAAGCCAAAGGAGAaacaagagggaagagagaaccttcCTAGTGGGCAATATGGAGATCCGCGAGAGAAGGCTCTTTAACCTGGACGTCCCTGAAAGCCGAAGGTGCTTTATCAAGGTGAGGACTTACCGGAGTGAGCGCTTCCTGCCCAGTGAGCAAATCCAGGGGGTTGTAGTCTCGGTGATCAATCTGGAGCCCAGATCTGGCTTCTCATCTAACCCCAGGGCCTGGGGCCGATTTGACAGTGTTATCACTGGGCCCAATggggcctgcctgcctgccttctgtgACGACCAGTCCCCTGATGCCTACTCTGTCTACGTCTTGGCAAGCCTTTCTGGAGAAGAACTGGAGGCAGTTGAGTCTTCTCCTAAATTCAACCCAAATGCAATTGGTGTCCCTCAGCCTTACCTTAACAAACTTAAATACCGTCGGACAGACCATGAGGATCCACGGGTTAAAAAGACGGCTTTCCAGATCAGTATGGCCAAGCCAAGGCCCAACTCAGCTGAGGAGAGCAATGGGCCCATCTATGCCTTTGAGAACCTTCGGGCATGTGAGGAGGCACCGCCCAGTGCCGCTCACTTCCGGTTCTATCAGATTGAGGGCGATCGCTATGACTATAACACAGTTCCTTTCAATGAAGATGACCCTATGAGCTGGACTGAAGACTACCTGGCATGGTGGCCCAAGCCAATGGAGTTCAGGGCCTGCTACATCAAGGTAAAGATTGTGGGGCCACTTGAGGTGAATGTCCGTTCCCGTAACATGGGAGGCACGCACCGGCAGACTGTGGGGAAGCTCTACGGGATCCGGGATGTGAAGAGCACGCGAGACAGAGACCAACCTAATGTCTCATCTGCCTGCCTGGAGTTCAAGTGCAGTGGAATGCTGTATGACCAAGACCGTGTAGACCGCACATTAGTGAAGGTCATCCCCCAGGGCAGCTGCCATCGAGCTAGTGTTAACTCTATGTTGCACGAGTATCTGGTCAACCACCTTCCCCTGGCAGTCAACAATGACACCAGCGAGTATACCATGCTGGCACCCCTGGACCCTCTAGGCCACAATTATGGTATCTATACTGTCACTGACCAGGACCCTCGTACAGCTAAGGAGATTGCTCTTGGCCGGTGCTTTGACGGCACTTCTGATGGCTCCTCCAGAATCATGAAGAGCAATGTGGGAGTCGCCCTGACCTTTAACTGTGCAGAAAGGCAGGTAGGCCGACAGAGTGCCTTCCAGTACCTCCAAAGCACACCGGCCCGGTCCCCAGCTACAGGCACTGGCCAAGGAAGAGTACCCTCCATGAGGCAACAACGGGCAAGCAGGGGTGGCCTACGCCGGCGTGGAAGCATGGCCCCTCTGAGATTTTCTGGTGTTGCTCAACAACCTCTGAGCAACTAA